The Streptomyces sp. NBC_01317 genomic interval CCCGGGCGCCGAACAGTTCGCGCTCGCGGCGGAGGTCCTGGGGCTGCTCGCCGACCGCACCCGCCTGACGCTGCTCCACGCCCTGGCCTCGGGCGAGGCGGACGTCACCAGCCTCACCGCCGTGTGCGACGTGGCACGCCCGGCGGTCAGCCAGCATCTGGCCAAACTGCGCCTGGCCGGGCTGGTGTCCGTACGGAGGGAGGGGCGCCGCATGGTCCACGGGCTGTCCGACGGGCATCTGCGGCGGGTCATCGAGGAAGCTCTGAGCCTGGCGGACCACCGTCTGAGCGGCGCCGCACCGCACGACTGACAGCGTCGTGCGTCCCGAGGCAAAGGGGAGCCCCGGCCGAGGCGGGGGACCTGGGCCGGGGCGGGAACCCTGACCGGTACGGGGGATGCCGGCCAGGGTGGTCATGAGGTGTGGGCCCGGAGAGGCGGTCGCCTTCGCGGCGAAAGGCTCCATGGGGCTTCAGCCGAACGATCTTCCCCATGGGCCGGAGGTGAGGCCCGGGGACACTGTCCCCTCCGTACCCACGTATGGATGAACGGCGAACCAATACGGGATGTTCCCCGGGCTTTCCGTACGGCCTGTGAGCTGTGCCACCGGACGTTCCGGACCGGTGGATCCCGCCCTTCTACTATGGGCCTGTATCCGGTGGGAGTGGAGTGAGTGGTGGACAACGAAGGTCCGGGACGTGGCGTCAGGGGCCGGCCGCGGAGCGAGCGGGCGCGGGCCGCCGTTCTGGACGCCGCCTCCGACCTGTTGGTGACCGGGGGGATCGACGCGGTGACGATGGAGGCCATCGCCGCGCGTGCCAAGGTCAGCAAGGGGACCCTCTACAAATGGTGGCCGTCGCGCGCGCACGTGATGCTGGAGAGTTTTTTCAGCCTGGCGAAGAGCACCATCGTGGTCGACGAGGACGCGTCGCTCCAGGACGTACTGACCTTCCACCTGGCGTCGCTCTCGGACCTGTTCCGGGACACGGCGGCGGGGCCGTTGATGGGTGACCTGGTGGCAGCGGGGCAGGCCGACCCGGAGATCCGCGCGGCGCTCGACGACGAGTGGCTGCGTCCCCGCAGGCAGGTGGGGGCGCGACTGCTGCGGGAGGCGGTGGAGCGAGGGGAACTGGACCCCCGGATCGACGTGGCGGCCGCGGTCGATCAGCTCTTCGCGCCCGTCTACCACCGGCTGCTGATGGGGCACGAACCCCTGGACGAAGCGCTGGCGGCGACGCTCGTCAGGCAACTGCTGGACGGGGTACGGAGTGCCCGCCCGCCGACGCCGACGCCGCCGGCGGAGACGTAGACGGGGAAGACGGGGAAGGCGGAGACAGAGAAGGCGTGAGAGGCGTGTGACCGCGCGGTCGGCCCGACGGTCCGGAACGGTCAGGACGCGGCTTCCGTCCGCCGTTGCCGGAGGGTGGAGACGGTCCAGACGGCCAGTCCGGCCACGGGGAGCGCGGCGCCGAAGAGGGTGACGCCCGTCCAGCCGTAGCCGTCGTGCAGGATGCCCGCGATTCCGGAACCCGCCGCCCCACCGAGGAAGACGGAGCCCATGAACACGGTGTTGACGCGGGCACGGGCGTCGGCCCGCAGCCCGAATATCTCCCGCTGGCTGAACACCTGGTGGCTCTGGACGGCGAAGTCCAGCAGGACACCGGCCAGCGCCAGCAGGATCAGACTGCCCGCCCCGAGGCAGGCCAGTACCAGCGCGCCCGCGGCCAGCACCAGCGCCAGACCGCTGCCGATACGGGCATGGCCGCGGTCGCTGAGCCGGCCCGCCAGCGGGGCGGCCGCCGCGCCCGCGGCGCCCACCAGCGCGAACGCGCCGATCCCGACCTGGCCGAGGTGGTGGCGGGTGATCAGTTCGAACGCCACCGACGTCCAGAAGCAGCTGAACGCGCCGAACATCAGCGCCTGGATCACCGCACGGCGCCGCAGCGCCGGCTCCTCCCGGACGAGATGGCCGAGTGAGAGCAGCAGCTTCGGATAGCTGCCGCTGTGGACCGGACGCCGCTCGGGGAGCATGCGGACCAGCAGGACCGACAGGGCGACCATGAGGACGGCGGAGATCAGGTAGATGGCCCGCCAGCCCCAGGCGGCGGCGACCAGGCTGGAGACCGTACGCGCCAGGAGGATGCCCAGCAGCAGGCCGCTCATCACCGTACCGACGAACTTCCCCCGCTCCCGCTCGGGCGCCAGGTGCACTCCGAACGCGACGAGGATCTGGGCGACCACCGAGACGGTCCCGACCAGCACCGACGCCGCCAGGAACACGCCGAAGTACGGCGACAGGCCGGCGGCCACCAGGGCCGCCGCCGTCACCAGCAGGGTGCGCGAGGCCAGCGCCCGGTTCTCCAGCAGGTCCCCGAGGGGCAGCAGGAGCACCAGGCCGAGGGCGTAGCCGAGCTGGGTGAGGGTGACCACCAGCGCGGTGCTGCCCGCGCTGACGCCGAAGGTCGAGGCGATGGGGGACAGGAGCGGCTGCGCGTAGTAGATGTTCGCCACGGTCACGCCGCACGCGAAGGCGAGGAGCAGCACCACGCGCCGCAGCCGGGCGGGCGACAGCGTGCCGTCGGACGCCGGGGCCGGTGCCGGTGCTGCCGGCATTGGCGTTGGCGTCCGCGATTTCTCCTGCCCGCCGGAGGGCCGGGGGACGCGGGACAGGCGCGGCGCCTCCGGGGACGGGCCGCCCGCGCCAGGTCCCGCCAGGCACTTCCGGGTGTGATCCATCGGGCCCCTCCTCCACACGTCCCGCGTCCGTTCCCGTGGGGCATGTTCCCCGGGAATCGCACTCCTAATTTCTGGACGTCGCGTTCACTATATATCCCGGGGCAGAGGTGACGGGATATCCCGGGGCAGGGGTGACCGGCCGACGGCGGGGACGGCACGGCGGATGAGGGCGGCGATTCAGCCGGGCTGGTTCGCCCCGGCCGGTGCGGTGCTGCCGCAGAGCGCGGCGGCGCCGCACAGGGCGGACCCGGGGCGGATGGGGACGCCGTTCGTGCGCAGCACGTCACGGACCTCCAGGATCAGCGGGAAGACCTCTTGGTTCCAGTCCTCGCCCTGCTCGTCCCAGGCCCGCTGCTCGGCCTCGACCGCCATCCGGTCCTCGGCGAACACCCGCTCGGTGAAGCGCCGGATGAACGGCCAGGCCAGTCGGAGCGCCCCCGGGACCGGCGGCTTCTCGATCATGAGGAGGCCGTAGACGTGGTTGGCGCGCTGCTCGGCGTCCTCCGGTACGTACGCCACCCACAGGGAGAACGCGGGAAGGTCGGCCTTCTCGGGGACCACCTGGAGGGTCTGGTACGGATAGTCGGTACGGACCGTGACGACGTCCGGGGAACCGGCGCCGCCGAACCCCTCGGCGGAGAGCAGACCGGCACCGGGGTCCTTCTTCCCGCCCGAGGGCGTGAAGAGGTACCGCGCCTCGACAAATCGCGGACCGGACTCGGACCCGAGGAGCTTGGGCTGGATCCGGCCGAGAACACCCCGGTGGAGGAATTGGTGGTTCATGTCGAGCAAATTCTCGTGCATGAACGAGTAGTGGCACTTCACGGTGCGCGAGAACGTCATCGTCCGGTGCCGGGGCGAATGGAATTCCGGCAGTTCGGGCATCGGCGTCGTGGCCGCCTTCTCCGGGTCGCCGGGAAAGACGAAGACAAATCCGTACGCCTCGCGGACCGGATAGGCGCGCACACCGCGCGGCGGCCTGGCGACGCCCTTGGGCAGATAGGGGATCTGCGAGATGTGACCGTTCCCGCGATAGGCCCAGGCGTGATAGCAGCAGCGCAGCGCCTCCCCCTCCACCACGCCCATGCTCAGCGGCACCTGGCGGTGGGCGCACCGGTCCTCCAGCGCGTAGACCGTGCCGCTCGCGCCCCGGTACAGCGCGATCCGCTCACCGGCGAACGTGGCGGCGAACGCCCTGTTCTTGCGGACACTCCGGGCGACGGCGACGGGATACCAGAAATCCGGATCGATCCCGGTGCGCCGAAGGTCGGTCGCGGCCTCGGAACGGAATTCAGGCACGTCGTACGGGTCACTCACCGACCCGGCCGTGAATGCCCCGTCCTTCGCGGGCTGCGCCTCGGTCATGCGCTTCTCCCTTGCACGCGGATCATCGATTCATCGATCAACGCTTACCACGGCCCCTGGGGGCGAGCGAGTGCAGTGAGAACGGCTGCCCGGGGGCACGGTCACCCCTCCGTCACCCGGGCGGGGGCACGGGTCCCGCCGGATCCGTACAGCTGTCACCATCCGTGACCACCCGGCGGCACACTGCCCCTACCCGCCCCGGATCCACCGGTCGGCGGCCCCCGGTCCGGGGAGTCCGGCCGTGTCGGGGGCCCGACGGTGTCCATGTGCGGGCGCGAAGTGTGAAGCTGGGAGGAGAGCAAACCGACCGGTGTGAAAGGCGGTGGGGGCCATGGTGTCTCCCCTGATGGTCGCTGTCGACGGATCCCCGTCCAGCCTCGAAGCGGTGGACTGGGCCGCGGACGAAGCGGCCAGGCAGGATGTGCCGCTGCGGATCGTCCACGGTGTGGTGCAGGCCAACCGCCCGGAGCCGCATGAGGACGAGGCTCTCCCCTTCGCCCCGCCCCAGACCCGCGAACAGGCGGTGGAAGAGGGCGACGAGGTCGTCGGGGCGGCGGCCGAACGAGTGAGGCGGCGGGCGCCCGGCGTGAAGGTGACCGCCGAGGTCTTGCCCGGCGAAGCGGTGGACGCCCTGCTGGGCGAGAGCGCGGGAGCGCTCGCCCTGGTCCTCGGACACCGGGGCCGCGGCGCGCTCACCGGACTGCTGCTGGGCTCGGTGGGCCTTGAGGTGGCCGGACGGGCCGAGTGCCCCGTGGTCATCATCCGGGGGGAGAAGTCGAACATCGCCGGCGAGTTCGGCAGGGTCGTCCTCGGTGTACGTGAGACGGACGACGCGCCCGCGGCGGCGGAGTTCGCGTTCCGGGAGGCCGAGGCGAGGAACTGCGAACTGCACGCCGTACACGCGTGGCACCTCCAGTCCGGCCAGGACGAAGCGATGAAGGACGGCATTCCCTGCGGTCCGATGATGTTCGCGGCGAAGGAACACCTGGAGGAGACCCTCAAGGGGCCCGCCGCGCGCCACCCCGGCGTGAAGGTCATCAGCCAGGAGGCCTACTGCGGCTCCGCGCGGGACGGTCTCCTGCGCGCGGCGGCCGCCGCCGACCTCCTCGTGGTCGGCTCGCGACGCCTCCAGCGCGCGTTCGGACTCCAGCTGGGCCCGGTCAGCCACGGCGCGCTGCACCACGCCCCCTGCCCGGTGGCGATCGTTCCCCAGCCGTCCTGACGTGGCCGGCTTCCTCGGTCCGGAGGGACGCGGGCCGATGGATGCAGCGGCCATTGGATGTAGCGGGCATTTGTTCTTCTGATTTTCACTCAGGTACGGCGGACGGTGAGCCGGACCACTTCTAGGGTTTGCGGCGCCCCAACACCCCACAGGGGCAAGCCACTTTCCCGAGGAGAGCCATGAGCGCATCCAAGGTCCGCAGGAGCCGACGACTTTCCCTCACCGCACTGGCCGGGGCCGCAGGCCTCGCCGCCGCCTCGCTCGGCCTCTGGGCCGCGACCGGATCCACCGCCCAGGCGGCGGCGCTCCCGGCCCCCGACCACGTCGTGGTCGTCGTCATGGAGAACCACGCCTACAGCCAGGTCATCGGCGCCTCCGGCGCGCCGTACCTCAACACCACACTGAAGGCCGGCGGCGCCACCCTCACCCAGTCCTTCGGCCTCACCCACCCGAGCGAGCCGAACTACTACATGCTCTTCTCGGGCTCCAACCAGGGCCGTACCGACGACGGTTGTGTCAAGGTCGGCTCCCTCTCCGCCGCCAACCTCGCCTCCGAGCTGATCAAGGCGGGCAAGACGTGGGCGAGTTACAACGAGTCGCTGCCCAGCCAGGGTTCGACCACGTGCAGCAGCGGCGACTACGCGCAGAAGCACAACCCGTGGTTCGGCTTCTCCAAC includes:
- a CDS encoding ArsR/SmtB family transcription factor, encoding MHLSPAQDAHPRDPGAEQFALAAEVLGLLADRTRLTLLHALASGEADVTSLTAVCDVARPAVSQHLAKLRLAGLVSVRREGRRMVHGLSDGHLRRVIEEALSLADHRLSGAAPHD
- a CDS encoding TetR/AcrR family transcriptional regulator, whose amino-acid sequence is MDNEGPGRGVRGRPRSERARAAVLDAASDLLVTGGIDAVTMEAIAARAKVSKGTLYKWWPSRAHVMLESFFSLAKSTIVVDEDASLQDVLTFHLASLSDLFRDTAAGPLMGDLVAAGQADPEIRAALDDEWLRPRRQVGARLLREAVERGELDPRIDVAAAVDQLFAPVYHRLLMGHEPLDEALAATLVRQLLDGVRSARPPTPTPPAET
- a CDS encoding universal stress protein, encoding MVSPLMVAVDGSPSSLEAVDWAADEAARQDVPLRIVHGVVQANRPEPHEDEALPFAPPQTREQAVEEGDEVVGAAAERVRRRAPGVKVTAEVLPGEAVDALLGESAGALALVLGHRGRGALTGLLLGSVGLEVAGRAECPVVIIRGEKSNIAGEFGRVVLGVRETDDAPAAAEFAFREAEARNCELHAVHAWHLQSGQDEAMKDGIPCGPMMFAAKEHLEETLKGPAARHPGVKVISQEAYCGSARDGLLRAAAAADLLVVGSRRLQRAFGLQLGPVSHGALHHAPCPVAIVPQPS
- a CDS encoding MFS transporter; amino-acid sequence: MPAAPAPAPASDGTLSPARLRRVVLLLAFACGVTVANIYYAQPLLSPIASTFGVSAGSTALVVTLTQLGYALGLVLLLPLGDLLENRALASRTLLVTAAALVAAGLSPYFGVFLAASVLVGTVSVVAQILVAFGVHLAPERERGKFVGTVMSGLLLGILLARTVSSLVAAAWGWRAIYLISAVLMVALSVLLVRMLPERRPVHSGSYPKLLLSLGHLVREEPALRRRAVIQALMFGAFSCFWTSVAFELITRHHLGQVGIGAFALVGAAGAAAAPLAGRLSDRGHARIGSGLALVLAAGALVLACLGAGSLILLALAGVLLDFAVQSHQVFSQREIFGLRADARARVNTVFMGSVFLGGAAGSGIAGILHDGYGWTGVTLFGAALPVAGLAVWTVSTLRQRRTEAAS
- a CDS encoding alkaline phosphatase family protein, with the translated sequence MSASKVRRSRRLSLTALAGAAGLAAASLGLWAATGSTAQAAALPAPDHVVVVVMENHAYSQVIGASGAPYLNTTLKAGGATLTQSFGLTHPSEPNYYMLFSGSNQGRTDDGCVKVGSLSAANLASELIKAGKTWASYNESLPSQGSTTCSSGDYAQKHNPWFGFSNVPTSTAKTMTQFPTDYTTLPKVSFVVPNLCSDMHDCSVSTGDTWIKNKLGAYASWAKTHNSMLVVTFDEDNKLSGNRIPTLFYGQHVTPGSSVATTYNHYNVLRTLEDLAGLTTHAGNAASASAVTGIWN
- a CDS encoding aromatic ring-hydroxylating dioxygenase subunit alpha codes for the protein MTEAQPAKDGAFTAGSVSDPYDVPEFRSEAATDLRRTGIDPDFWYPVAVARSVRKNRAFAATFAGERIALYRGASGTVYALEDRCAHRQVPLSMGVVEGEALRCCYHAWAYRGNGHISQIPYLPKGVARPPRGVRAYPVREAYGFVFVFPGDPEKAATTPMPELPEFHSPRHRTMTFSRTVKCHYSFMHENLLDMNHQFLHRGVLGRIQPKLLGSESGPRFVEARYLFTPSGGKKDPGAGLLSAEGFGGAGSPDVVTVRTDYPYQTLQVVPEKADLPAFSLWVAYVPEDAEQRANHVYGLLMIEKPPVPGALRLAWPFIRRFTERVFAEDRMAVEAEQRAWDEQGEDWNQEVFPLILEVRDVLRTNGVPIRPGSALCGAAALCGSTAPAGANQPG